In Bacillus sp. Cs-700, one genomic interval encodes:
- a CDS encoding sulfite exporter TauE/SafE family protein, translating into MNEIFHMEMMFMDSLFLFGIGLIATFVGTLSGSGGLINVPSMMLLGLPIHSIISANKFSNMLSSFSSFYVLFKRKELSMKEALKTGPIALCGGVLGGLFASLLSEQALQIFAGTMLVIALALSFIKKGQSNHSSHKVPVKSLPFIGLIGWYDGTFGPGQATLQMHLFRQSGIAYLTSIGLTRFNTFLSCTGAVIVYLLNGHLSMAIALPLAAGSITGAQLSVRMANKLSFRQVNWLLRSMTILLIFQVCYSLIKTQF; encoded by the coding sequence GCATTGGGCTTATTGCCACCTTTGTTGGCACTTTATCAGGAAGCGGAGGTCTGATTAACGTACCTTCCATGATGTTACTAGGACTTCCCATTCATTCCATTATTTCAGCGAACAAGTTCTCCAATATGCTAAGCTCATTCTCTAGCTTTTATGTATTATTTAAGAGAAAAGAGTTATCAATGAAGGAAGCTTTAAAAACTGGCCCTATTGCGCTATGTGGTGGCGTTCTTGGTGGTCTATTTGCCTCCTTACTTTCCGAGCAGGCCCTTCAAATTTTCGCAGGTACAATGCTTGTTATTGCATTAGCTTTATCCTTTATAAAAAAAGGACAGTCAAATCATTCATCGCATAAAGTACCCGTTAAATCTTTGCCTTTCATTGGTCTCATTGGATGGTATGACGGAACATTCGGTCCTGGACAGGCGACCCTACAGATGCATCTTTTTCGTCAAAGTGGAATCGCCTATCTTACTTCCATTGGACTCACAAGGTTTAATACATTTTTAAGCTGTACAGGAGCCGTCATCGTCTATTTACTTAATGGTCATCTTAGTATGGCAATTGCCCTTCCTCTTGCAGCTGGATCCATTACTGGGGCTCAACTTTCTGTTCGAATGGCAAATAAACTTTCTTTTCGTCAAGTAAACTGGTTACTACGGTCGATGACGATTCTTTTGATTTTTCAAGTTTGCTATAGTCTTATAAAAACTCAATTTTAG